From Stigmatopora argus isolate UIUO_Sarg chromosome 14, RoL_Sarg_1.0, whole genome shotgun sequence, the proteins below share one genomic window:
- the adgre5a gene encoding adhesion G protein-coupled receptor E5 has protein sequence MLDWRNLLLVGLFLSLGPVSSASECERGKSLNDDGNCSDFNECEQPGDNPAGDVQENVGICGTFAKCINTNGSFYCICDQGFQTLSKSANFTPGEFPSCQDINECIEKKTICRPDCVEESFCGPNAACVNMPGSYRCTCNAGYAIKSGAINFNLTEGPCEAGCWTDIPNYCGNGTCQTGVSGPYCQCHAGFTNYGHKAGRCTALDCDAFKDTDDLEKNFPIASDLMTQLRRICVNMPSGNAPENVDDREPLLKFLRIIDHILAAGVLNDNRKVSIFLDMVESALKLIGPLIRDPPMRRVSVYSELDLFSYKTPTSPQGLQVLRTNAVKLEIHSETVAGDPSQYPGFASVALLSYANLETFTHDFDSAMDPEANRSFLVNSKVATVSVSNPNTTFLEEPVVLRFDHLIQVNDSHHTCVFWDTSHGDGSWSPHGCSAVTSDSESTVCSCDHLSTFAVLMALYDVEASFELRLMTTLGLSLSLVCLLVCILTFWLVRSIQSTRTSIHLHLCICLFAAAFIFLVGISRTENQGVCATVAGLLHFFFLAAFCWMCLEGVQLFRMVILVFNSDFPTSYMMAGGYGVPAVMVAVSVLVNSKGYGTPKYCWLDVKLIWNFLGPACIIIAINIFFFVITVWKLAQKFSSLNPDLNTLQKIKTFTVTAAAQLCVLGTTWIFGCFQFDESTVVLSYIFTFFASLQGVMLFVMHCLFSKQVRDEYRNFLCRFNAPPKKNSFDVNLSTGKQNASRSSQDTGELHI, from the exons ATGTTAGACTGGAGGAATCTTTTGCTTGTGG GGCTGTTCCTGTCGCTCGGCCCGGTGTCTTCGGCGTCAGAGTGTGAGCGGGGAAAATCTTTGAACGACGACGGAAATTGCTCTG atttcaaCGAGTGTGAACAGCCAGGCGATAATCCCGCCGGAGATGTCCAAGAAAATGTGGGAATTTGTGGAACATTTGCAAAGTGTATCAACACCAATGGCAGCTTTTACTGCATATGCGATCAAGGTTTTCAGACTCTTTCCAAGTCGGCCAATTTTACTCCAGGAGAATTTCCAAGTTGTCAAG ataTAAATGAATGTATCGAGAAGAAAACCATCTGCAGACCTG ACTGTGTGGAGGAATCATTTTGTGGCCCCAACGCCGCTTGCGTCAACATGCCTGGCAGTTATCGCTGCACCTGTAACGCCGGATACGCAATCAAATCCGGCGCCATCAACTTCAACTTAACCGAAGGGCCGTGTGAAG CCGGATGTTGGACTGATATCCCCAACTACTGTGGGAATGGAACCTGCCAAACTGGAGTCAGCGGGCCTTACTGCCAATGCCACGCCGGCTTCACCAATTACGGCCACAAAGCGGGTCGCTGCACGG CGTTAGATTGCGATGCTTTTAAAGACACGGATGATCTGGAAAAG AATTTCCCCATTGCGTCCGATCTGATGACGCAGCTGAGAAGAATCTGCGTCAACATGCCCAGCGGCAATGCTCCAGAAAACGTGGATGACCGAGAACCACTTTTG AAATTTTTGAGGATCATCGACCATATTTTAGCCGCTGGAGTCCTTAACGACAACAGGAAGGTTTCCATCTTTCTGGACATGGTGGAGAGTGCGCTGAAGCTGATTGGACCGCTCATCAGAGATCCTCCAATGAGAAGAGTCAGTGTCTACTCAG AACTGGACTTATTTTCATACAAAACACCCACGTCACCCCAAGGCTTGCAAGTTTTAAGAACCAATGCAGTTAAGCTGGAAATCCACTCGGAAACAGTGGCGGGAGATCCTTCCCAGTATCCAG GTTTCGCCAGCGTGGCTTTGCTAAGCTACGCGAATCTGGAGACCTTCACCCATGATTTTGATAGCGCGATGGATCCAGAAGCTAACCGAAGCTTCTTGGTCAATAGCAAAGTAGCCACCGTCTCAGTCAGCAACCCCAATACGACTTTTCTGGAAGAGCCGGTCGTGCTTAGGTTTGACCACCTGATACAG GTCAACGACTCCCACCACACGTGCGTCTTCTGGGACACCTCGCACGGGGACGGGAGCTGGTCTCCCCACGGCTGCAGCGCGGTGACGTCGGACTCGGAATCCACCGTGTGCTCCTGCGACCACTTGAGCACCTTCGCCGTGCTCATGGCCCTCTACGACGTCGAG GCGAGTTTCGAGTTGCGGCTGATGACCACTTTGGGGTTGTCCCTGTCTCTGGTTTGCCTGCTGGTCTGCATCTTGACCTTCTGGCTGGTCCGCTCCATCCAAAGCACTCGCACCAGCATCCATTTGCATCTGTGCATCTGCCTGTTTGCCGCCGCCTTCATCTTCCTCGTGGGGATCTCTCGGACTGAGAATCAG ggcgTCTGCGCGACGGTTGCAGGCCTTCTGCATTTCTTCTTCCTGGCCGCGTTCTGCTGGATGTGCTTGGAAGGCGTGCAGCTCTTCCGCATGGTCATCCTGGTCTTCAACTCCGACTTCCCGACCTCCTACATGATGGCGGGCGGCTACGGCGTCCCGGCCGTGATGGTCGCCGTCTCGGTTTTGGTCAACTCCAAAGGATACGGCACCCCGAAATA ttgttgGTTGGACGTGAAATTAATCTGGAATTTTTTAGGCCCGGCTTGCATCATCATTGCT attaatattttcttctttgtcATCACCGTTTGGAAGTTGGCTCAGAAGTTCTCAAGTCTAAACCCTGACCTGAACACCttgcaaaaaataaa GACGTTTACCGTCACTGCAGCTGCCCAGCTCTGCGTCCTGGGCACCACGTGGATTTTTGGCTGCTTCCAATTTGACGAGAGCACCGTGGTTTTGTCTtatattttcaccttttttgccAGCCTCCAGGGGGTGATGTTGTTCGTGATGCACTGTCTGTTCTCCAAGCAG GTGAGGGATGAGTATAGAAATTTCCTGTGCAGATTCAACGCACCACCCAAGAAAAACAGCTTCGACGTCAACTTGTCGACAGGCAAACAGAAT GCGTCCAGAAGCAGTCAGGACACGGGGGAGTTGCACATCTGA